GCAGGCCGCGCTGGTCGACCTGGTCGACCTGTCCCTGATCGCGAAGCAGGCGCACTGGAACGTGGTCGGGTCCAACTTCCGCAGCGTGCACCTCCAGCTGGACGAGCTGGTGGCTACCGCGCGCAACTACGTGGACGAGGTCGCCGAGCGCGCCAACGCGATCGGCATCTCGCCCAACGGCAAGGCCAAGACCGTCGTGGAGAGCTCCGGGCTGCGCGAGTACCCGGACAACTGGCAGAGCGTGGAGTCCACGATCGAGAACGTCGTGAAGATTCTCGCCGACCTGATCCAGCGCATGCGCAAGCGCATCGACGAGACGGACAAGAGCGACCTGGTCACCCAGGACCTGTTCATCGAGATCACCCACGAGCTGGAGAAGGCCCACTGGATGTGGCAGGCGCAGACCGCCTGATCCAGGGCTGAGCGCGGGCCCCGGGGCGCTGTCCCCGGGGCCCGTCGCGTCAGCTCAGGCCGACCGCTTTCATCGCGAAGTGCACTTCGGCCGCGGTCTGCCGGATCGTTTCGGCGATCACCAGCGAGCCGTGCCCGGCGTCGTAGCGGTAGAACTCGTAGGGCAGGTCGCGCTGGGCCAGCCGCTCCAGGTAGTTCTCGATCTGCCGGATCGGGCAGCGCGGGTCGTTGTCGCCGGCCAGGACCAGCACCGGTGCCTTGACCGCGTCGACGTAGGTGATCGGCGAGCACTCCCGGTACACCGCCGGCACGTCCTCCGGGGAGCCGCCGAACAGCGCCCGGTCGAACTGGCGCAGCTGCTCCATCTCGTCCTCGTACGCGGCGACGTAGTCGGCCACGGGCACGCTCGCCACCCCGGCCGCCCACCGGTCCGGCTGGGTGCCCAGGGCGAGCAGCGTCAGGTAACCGCCCCAGGACGCCCCGGCGACCACCGTCCGCGCCGGGTCGCTCAGGCCGCTCTCGACGGCCCAGTCGTAGACCGCGGCGACGTCCTCCAGCTCGGTCAGGCCCGGCCGTCCCTCGATCGCGTCGCGCCACGCCGAGCCGTAGCCGGTGGAGCCGCGGTAGTTGACCTCGACGACGGCGAACCCGGCGTCCAGCCACACCGCGCGGTAGGCGGAGAAGCGGTCCTCGTCCGTCGCGTGCGGGCCGCCGTGCAACGTGAACACCGTGGGCAGCGGCCCCTCCGGCGCGGCCACCGGGCGGGCGACCAGCGCGTGCACGCGGCCACCGGTGCCCTCGACGAACGCGTCCGTGACCGGCGCCGAACCGGGTGCCGGGTCGCCGGGCGGGGTGAGCAGCACCGTGTCGGTGCCGCCGGTCGCGCGGGCCCGGACCACGCCGGGCTCGGCGGCGCTGGACCAGGAGTACTCGATGGTGCCGTCCGGCCGTACCCCGGCGCCGCCGATCCGGCCCGGCGGAGTCTCCACAACGGACAGTTCACGGGTGGCCAGGTCGTAGGAGTACAGCGCGCTGCGCGCCTCGTGGAAGTGCACGACGAGCAGCGCGTCGGCCTTCGGGTACCAGGTGGCGGCGACCTCGCCGGGCAGGCCGAGGTCCAGCTCCTCCTCGGTGTCCGCGCCGACGTCCCAGATCAGCAGCTCCTCGCGGCCGCGGCGCTCGTGCAGCACCAGCAGCCGCTGGTCACCGGCGATCGGGGAGAACTCGAGCGGCGTCAGGCCCTTGCCCTCGCCGTCCCACTTCTCCGCGACGGCGGTGAAGCCGGTGGTGTTCACGACCCGGACCGCGGGGTGGCGGGAGTCACCGTGTTCGGCGTGCGAGATCGCGAGCAGCGACTCGTCGCGGGACAGCGCTGCGACCCCGGCGTCCTGGTCGCTCGAGTAGAAGCGGGTGGTCTCGCCGTCGCGGGTGGCGAACAGCTCACTGCCGTCGTCGGTGGAGACGCCGGCGGCGATGACGCGGTGACCGATCTCCAGCCCGGCCGGGTAGCCGGCGTGGACGCCGGGCAGGGCGGGCTCCGCGGGGCCGCCGTCGAAGGGCTGGCGCTGCCAGACGCCGAACTCGTCACCGTCGGTGTCGTCGAACCACCAGATGGCCGAGCCGTCGGGCGCGGGCGTGGCGTGCAGGGTGCCGTTGGGGCGGTCGGTGACCTGGCGGTGCTCGCCGGTGCCGCGGTCCCAGGCGTAGACCTCCCAGACGCCGCTGGCGTTGGAGACGTAGATGTTCTTCTCCGGCGCGTCGAGGGCCCAGTCCGGCACCGACACGCGCGGCGCGTGGAACCGGGCGCGCCAGCGGGCCTCGGCCTCGGGGTCGTCGAAGAGGCGGTCGGGGATGGTCGCGGGCGGGTGCTGGGTAGTCACCCCTCGATCCTGCCAGCAACTGCCCGTACCGTGTGCGTGTGCTGGAGGGATACGCGCCCGGGGTCGAGCGGGACGCGCTGTCGATCATGGCGTCACGCACCGCAGCCGACCGTGCGGAGTACGTGTTGCGGCTGCTGCGGCCGGGCATGCGCGTGCTCGACGTCGGGTGCGGCCCCGGCACGATCACCGCGGGCCTCGCCACGATCGCCGGGCGGGGTTGCGTGGTAGGCGTGGACCGGGATCCGCGTCAGTTCCCGGAGTCGTCCACAGTGGAGTTCGTTGCCGGGGACGTGTACGCGCTGCCGGTGGCGGACGAGAGCGTGGACCTGGTGTTCGCGCATGCGCTGGTCGAGCACCTGGCGCGCCCGGCCGACGCCCTGGCGGAGATGCGCCGCGCGCTGCGGCCGGGTGGCGTCCTGGCTCTGTCTACTTCGGACTGGTCGCGGGCGCGGCTGCGGCCGGGGACGGCGAACGTCGCCGCCGCGCTGCGCGGGCACTACCTGTTGCGGCGGCGGGCGGGTGGGGACCCGTTCGCGGGGAAGCACGTGGCGTCGTGGGTGTCGGCCGCGGGGTTCCGGGACGTGCGGACGCACGGCCGGTTCCGGTCGGACATGTCGTACCGGGCGTTGGCCCGGTACGTGGAGGCGCGGCTGGACGCGGCGCTGAGCGCTTCGCCGGTGGACCGGGACCAGCTGGCCTCGGCGGCCCGCTCGGCATGGGCCTGGTCACACAGCGGAGACGGCGAGTTCGCCCAGTACTGGGTAGAACTCCTGGCAGTGAAGTGAGCCGCTACCCCGCCCCGCGGTACTCGGCGCGGACGTCGCACGCGCCCCACGCGGCAACGGGCGCGAAGGTCGCCCCGCGACACGCGCCACACCGGTCGCCCCAGGCGGCACTCGCGGTCGAGGGTATTTGTCTGCCCGTAAGTGGCGATCGGCAGTTCAGGACCTCGGCGCGGACGTCGCTTCGCGACACGCGCCACACGCGGCACCCGGCCGCTCCGGGCGGTACTCGCGGGGGGTCCAGGGGGCTTGCCCCCTGGCGGGGGTCTGGGGGTTCGACCCCCAGAGGACACAACGCGGAATCCCCCTGTCCGCGCTTTCCGCGGACAGGGGGATCCCTGGATAACGCGTCGGGGTGGCGGGATTTGAACCCACGACCTCCTCGACCCGAACGAGGCACGCTACCAAGCTGCGCCACACCCCGATGTACTGCTCAGCGGGTCGAGGAAGAGTTTAGCGGACGTCGCTGCGGGCTCTGCGGGGGGTGGCCTTGGTGGTCTCCGGGCTTGTCTGGCGGCGTTCGACCAGCGTCAACAGGGTCGCTTCGGGTGGGCAGGCGAAGCGGGCGGGGGCGTAGGGGGAGGTGCCCAGGCCGGCTGAGACGTGCAGCCACATGTGGGCGCCCCAGCGGGAGGCGCCGCGGGCGCGGGAGCGGTCGAGTTCGCAGTTGGTGACGAGGGCGCCGATGCCGGGGATGCGCAGCTGTCCGCCGTGGGTGTGGCCGGCGAGCACGAGGTCGTATCCGTCGGCGGCGAACGGGTCGAGGATGCGCGGCTCGGGTGAGTGGGTGACGCCGAGGCGGAGGGTGGCGGTGTCGGCGGGGCCGGCGATCTCGCGGTAGCGGTCGCGGTGCAGGTGGGGGTCGTCGAGGCCGGCGGCGAACACGGTCTGCCCGGCGACGGTGAGGGTGCGCCGGACGTGGGTGAGGTCGTGCCAGCCGTGTTCGAGGAACGCCGCACGCAGGTCGCGCCAGGGGAGTTTGGTGCCGTGGATGCGCTTCTTCTTGCCGCGTGGCATGAGGTAGCGGGCCGGGTTCTTCGGTTTGGGTGCGTAGTAGTCGTTGCTGCCGAACACGAACAGGCCGGGCCGCTCGAGCAGCGGGCCGAGCGCGCGCAGGACGGCGGGCACGGCTTTGGGGTGGGCGAGGTTGTCGCCGGTGTTGACGACGAGGTCGGGGTCGAGCCGGTCGAGCGCGGCGACCCAGCGTTGCTTGGTGTGCTGGCCGGGCAGCATGTGCAGGTCGGAGATGTGCAGGACCCGCATCGATTGCGCGCCGGGTGCCAGGACGGGCAGTTCGGCCTCGCGGAGCACGAAGTGCCGCCGTTCGATGCCGGAGGCGTACCCGATCGCGGCGGCGCCGAGCGCGACCGTTCCGGCGGCGAGGCGTTTGGCTGTCAGCTGATGGCTGTCACGGACCGTGCTCACGCGACCCAGGATACGGGTCGGCGGGCTGGGAACGCCGGGTGTCGCGGGCGGGCACGCACGGCCGGACCGCGGGTCCGCGGTCCGGCCGTGCGGTCAGCGAGCCCGCTCGTACCGGGGATCCGACGGCGGGAGCGGCAGGATCGGATCGTTGGGCGTGAGGATCTTGCTCATCGCGCCGAACCACGTCCGGGCCGGTGTCTTGCCACCGAACATGTTGCCGTTCTCGCAGGTGTAGACGTTGCCGGGCCCCCCGTCGCAGAGACCGCCGCTGCCGCCCTCGGGCCGGAACACCATCGCGGAGCCGGCGAGCTGCGGGGTGCCGCCCACGAACGCCGCGGAGCCGTTGCTCTGCGTGGTCCCGGTCTTGCCGATCATCTGACGGTTCCAGTTGACCTGGGCGGCCGCGGCGGCGGAGGTGCCGCCGGGCTGGTCGTCCTTGCTCATGCCGATCGCCAGCGTGTTCGCGGCGGCTTCGTCCATCACCTGCTCGCACGGCTGCTCGCTGATCGGGATGGGCTTGCCCGTGCGGTCCTGGACCTGGCCGATCGGCGTGGGCGGGCACCAGGTGCCGCCGCTGAGGATCGTCGCGGCGACGTTGGCCATTTCCAGGTTGCTCGTCGCGGACACCCCGAGGGTGAACGCGCCCTGCCCCGGCGATTTGTCGGTCGGACCGAAGTAGGCGGTCTGCGTCTTGTTCTCGCCCGGGTTCTTCGAGTCCGGCTTGACCTCGCCGCCGCCGATGTTGCGCGACATGGTCTCGCGCAGGCCGAGCTTGCTCGCCATGTCGACGACCGGCCCCATCCCCGTCTTCTCCTCGAGGATGACGAACGCGGTGTTGGGCGAGGTTTGCAGACCCTGTTGCAGCGTCATCGTCCGCGTGCCGCCGTCGTAGTCCGTGGCGTTGCCCAGGCAGTACGCGTAGGTGCCCTGGGCCACCAGTGGACATCGCTGGCGGTTGCCGCCGGTGAACACGTTCGACACGTAGAAGTTGGGCACTTCGAACGTGTCGTAGATGCCCATCACGTGGTTCTGGAGCGCCGCCGCCGAGGTGAAGATCTTGTAGCTCGACCCGGCGCCACCGGTGTTGTACACACCCGAGGGCAGCGCGTAGGTGGTCTGCCCCGCGCTGGCGTCGGTGCCGTAGTCGCGGTTCGCGGCGAGCGCGACCACCTCGTGCCGGTTCTTACCGGGCCGCACCAGGGACAGCGTGTTCGCCACGTTCTTCTGCGTCTTGCTGACCTGGGTCTGCGCGGACACCTTCGCCTCGTGGTTGGCCCGCTGGTCCATCGTGGTGCGGATGGTGTAGCCGCCGCTGTAGAGGTCGGCCTTGGTCATGCCGTGGGAGAGCAGGTAGTCCTGGACGTACTGGCAGAAGAACCCGTTCTCCGGGCCGGCGCCGATGCAGTTCGCGGCGGGTTTCGACGGTCCGCCGGGCACCACGCCCAGCGGCTCGGTCTTCATCCGGTCCGCGTCGGCCTTGGACAGCTTCAGGTTGTCCACCATGCGGTCCAGCACCAGGTTGCGGCGCTCGGTGGCGCGGTCCGGGTGGCTCCACGGGTCGAACGCCGGCGGGTTGTTGACCATGCCCGCGAGCAGTGCGGCCTGCGTGACCGACAGCTTGTCCGCCGTGGTGTTGAAGTACGCCTGCGCGGCCGCGCCGACGCCGTAGATCTTGCGCGAGAACTCGACCACGTTGAGGTAGCTGGTGAGGAGCTGGTCCTTGGTCATGGTGTGTTCGAGCTGGATCGCGATCCGCGCTTCCTTGAGCTTGCGGGCGAGCGACTGCTCCTGGGCCTTCTGCTGGCCCACCGGGTCGTCCCGGTAGATCACGTTGATCATGTAGTTCTTGACGTACTGCTGGGTGAGTGTGGACGCACCCTGGGTGTCCCCGCCGGCGCTGTTGCTCAGCGCCGCACGCAGCGTGCCCTTCCAGTCGACGCCGTGGTGCTCGTAGAACCGCCGGTCCTCGGTGGAGACCAGGGCCCATTTCATGGCCTCGTTGATCTGGTCGCTCGCCGTCGGAATGCGGTACTGGTCGTACAGCGTGGCGATCTGGTTCCCCGCCGAATCGGTGATCGTGGTGACCAGCGGCGGCGGGACGTTGGCGAGTTCGGCGGACATGCTGTCGACCGTCTCGCTCGCCCTGTTCGAGGCCACACCCGCAGCGCCGACCACGGGGAACAGCACCCCGGCGACGAGGATCCCGGCGAGCAGGCACAGGCCGAGGAGTTTGAACAGACCATCCGTCTTGCGCACGGTGGCCAGGGTAGTGGGAAGTGATGTTCGGCCGTCGGGCCGCGTGCGCCAAATACCACGGGAACGCCAGAACCGCGAGGTGTTCCGGTAACGAATTTCCTTCGGGCCCTTGGCGATGGGAACCGTCGGCCTCTACAGTCCGTCAACGTCTCACGTACGGCGGAGCCGGGGAGGCTCCGGGTGAGCAGGCACACCACGAGGGGAGCTTGGGGGATGGAATCCACACCACAGAGCTGGCGCATCCGCGCCCTCTGCCGGGACGCGGATCCGGATGAGCTGTTCGTGCGGGGAGCGGACCAGAACCGGGCGAAACTGGTCTGCATGGGATGCCCGGTGCGCACCGAGTGCCTGGCCGAGGCGCTGGACAACCGCATCAGCTTCGGGATCTGGGGCGGGATGACCGAGCGGGAACGCCGGGCCCTGCTGCGCCGCCGGCCGGACGTCGAGTCCTGGTCCGACCTGCTGGACTCGGCGCGGAAGGACTTCGCCGAAGCGGCCTCCTGAGGTCGCCGGCGGGTCAGCCGGCCAACCGGTCGCCGATCTCCCGGAGACCACCGAGGTCGTGCACGTCGCTGGGGAGCGCGGGCACCTCGACCAAGGGGACTCCGGGATGCGCGCGGGTGAAGCGCGCCAGCAGCCGCTTCTCGCGCTCGGCGAGCGCGACCCGGTCGGCGTGCAGCTGGAGCACCGCCGTCGCCAGCGGCGCGCTCGCCTCCAGCTTCTCGGCCGCGGACAGCGCCGCGGTGGCCGTCAGGTCCGCGAGCACCGGGTGGGTGCGGTTGGCGACCAGCCCGGCCAGCGGCATGTGCTCGCCGCCGAGGCGCTCCACGAAGTAGCTGGCCTCACGCAGCGCGTCCGGCTCCGGCGCGGCCACCACCAGGAACGACGTGCCCGCCGAGCGCAGCAGCTCGGAGGTCTTGCGTGCGCGTTCGCGGAACCCGCCGAACATGCTGTCGAAGGCCTGCATGAACGCGGACGCGTCGGCGAGCAGCTGCCCGCCGATGATCGTGGACACCGCTTTGGCGAAGATCGTGAACCCGGTGCTGACCACCTTGCGGATGCCCCAGCCGCCGGCTTTCGCGGGGCCGGTCAGCAGCCGGATCATGCGCCCGTCCAGCGCGCTGGACAGGCGGTTCGGCGCGTCCAGGAAGTCCAGCGCGGACCGGCTCGGCGGGGTGTCCACGACGATCAGGTCCCACTCGTCGGTGGCCGCGAGCTGGCCCAGCTTCTCCATCGCCATGTATTCCTGCGTCCCGGAGAACGAGGTGGAAATGGTCTGGTAGAAGGGGTTCGCGAGCAGCGCCTCGGCGCGTTCCGGCCCGGCGTGGGTGCGCACCATGTCGTCGAAGGTGCGCCGCATGTCGAGCATCATCGCCCACAGCTCGCCCTTGGGCTCGAAACCCGCGACGGACACCTGCCGCGGGTGGTTGCCCAGCTCCCGCAGCCCGAGGGCCTGGGCCAGCCGCCGCGCCGGGTCGATCGTCAGCACGACGGTCTGCCGTCCCCGCTCGGCCGCCCGCAGCGCGAGCGCGGCCGCGGTGGTGGTCTTGCCGACGCCGCCCGAGCCGCAGCAGACGACGATCCGGGTCTGCGGGTCGTCGATCAGCACGTCGATGTCGAGCCGTTCGGTCATCAGCGCACCCCCTGGTCGGTCAGCGACTCGGCGATGTCGTAGAGCGCAGCCAGGTCGATGCCGGTGGACTCCTCGGGCAGCTCCAGTGTCGGCAGGTCCGCCTCGGCGAGCTGCTCGCGCGCCCGCTGCTCGGCGGCGACCCGGATGGCGTGCTCGACGGTCTCCGCGACCAGCGCGTCCAGCGTGGCCTCGGGCAGCTCGAGCCCGGCCGCGGCCAAGCCGCTGCGCACGCGCGAGGCGTCCACCCGGCCGTCGGCGGCGGGGGTCACCGACCGGGCCGGCAACCGCGGCGGCCGCACCCGGTTGACCAGCACCGCGCCCGGACGCAGGTCGGCGCCGTCCAGCTCGGCCACCGCCTCGACGGTCTCGCGCACCGGCATCTCCTCCAGGAGCGTGACCAGGTGGATCACCGTCTCCTCGGAGTGCAGCAACCGCACCACGCCCTCGGCCTGCCCGCGGATGGGGCCGGCCTTCGCCAGGTCGGTGAGGGCCTTGGTGACGTCGAGGAACTTGACCACGCGCCCGGTGGGGGGCGCGTCGACCACGACCGCGTCGTAGACGTGCCTGCCGTCCGGTCCGGTGCGCCCGACGCACTCCTTGATCTTGCCGGTGAGCAGCACGTCCCGCAGGCCCGGCGCGAGCGTGGTGGCGAACTCGATCGCCCCCATCCGGCGCAGGGTCCGGCCGGCGAAGCCCAGGTTGTAGAACATCTCGAAGTACTCGAGCAGCGCCGCTTCCACGTCGATGTGCAGGGCCCGCAGCTCGCCGCCGCCGGGGACCGCCGCGATGCGCTGCTCGGCGTAGGGCAGCGGCTGGGTGTCGAAGAGCTGCGCGAACCCCTGCCTGCCCTCGACCTCGACCAGCAGCACCCGCCGCCCGTGGCTGGCGAGCGCGATCCCGAGGGCCGCGGCCATGGTGGTCTTGCCGGTGCCGCCCTTGCCGGTGACGAAGTGCAACCGGGCGCGGGCGAGCTCGTCGGTCCATCCGGCCAGGGGTGTGCTCACACGATCCAGCGTAAATGAGCGATCACGCCGCCGCCGCGAGGAGCACTTCCCACCACCACTAGATTGACCATCATGAGCGCCACGAAGTGGGAGTACGCCACCGTTCCACTGCTGATCCACGCGACCAAGCAGATCCTCGACCAGTGGGGCGAGGACGGCTGGGAGCTGGTCACGGTGCTGCCCAACCCGAGCGGGGAGCAGCACGTCGCTTACCTCAAGCGGGTCAAGGCATGAGCGAGCTCGCGAGCGGAGCGTCGAGCACCGTGCTCGCCGCGTCCGGGGAGGTGGCGGCATGAGCTGGGGTGAGCGTCTGGCCGAACTGGGGATCGAGCTGCCGGATGCCGTCGCGCCGCTGGCGGCCTACGTGCCGGCCGTGCGCACCGGATCCCTCGTCTACACCGCCGGCCAGCTGGCGTTCGTCCAGGGCGAGCTCGAAGCGACCGGCAAGGTCGGTGCGGAGGTCAGCCCGGAGGAGGCCAAGCGGCACGCCCGGACGGCGGTGCTGAACGCGCTGGCGGCCGTCGACGCACTGGTCGGGATCGACTCGATCGTCCGGATCGTGAAGGTCGTCGGGTTCGTCGCGTCCGCCGAGGGGTTCACCGGGCAGCCGGCCGTGATCAACGGTGCGTCGGAGCTGCTCGGGGAGATCTTCGGCGAGCAGGGCCGGCACGCCCGCTCCGCGGTGGGGGTGTCCGAGCTGCCGCTGGGGGCGCCGGTCGAGATCGAACTGATCGCCGAGGTGCGGTGATGGACGCCCACAAGGACCCCGACATCGAGTCCTCGTGCCACGAGCTGCTGCTGCGGCTGGCCGGGCGCCTGCCCGACCGGCTGCTCTGGCGCTACCGGGACTGGCTGGGCGAGGGCGCGATGTCGACCTTGGCTCGAACGTTGCCCCGCACCCTGCTCAAGCACAACATCGATCTCGACCAGCCGGAGTATCGCCTGCTGGTGGCGGGTCTCGTGCCGCACGGCGCGGACTGGCACCAGGTGAGTTCGACCCTGGGGGTGGACGAGCCCGGCGAGAACCGGTACACATTCTCCCCGAGTGCACCCGATCAGGTGAACTCGGTTGACTCGGTGTCCGCGCTGCTCCACGCCACCCTGCGGGGTCGGCCGGACGTCGGCGAGGTGCGGCAGAGCTGGCGTCAGCGCACGGGGGAGGACCCCAAACGCGTGTTGCTGATCACGGCCCTGTCCGGACTGCCGAGGCTGACTGGGGAGCTGCAGCGGGTCCTGCGGGTGCTGGGGGACGAGGAACCCAGCGTCGAGGTGATGCCGCCGCGGTTCGAGCTGCCGGAGTACCACCAGGCCGCACTGGCGGGCTCCGAGCTCGTCTGCGTCGGCGCGGTGGACACCGGTCACCGGCTCGTCGCCGCGTAACGGCACTCCTGCCGAGCTGGAGGGAGAAGCTAGATGGTGGACGTCCACGACGGGATCGCGAGCGATGGGTTCGCGGTGCCGTTGCGGCTGCACAACCTGTTGCTGGGGCTGGCAGGCCGCTTGGACGACAGCCTGCTGTCGGAGGCGCGCGAGCTCATCGCGCGGGCGCGCCTCGACGAGGCCGCCGAGCTGACGACGGGTGCGCTGATCGCGGGCCGGCTGCCGGTCCGCGAGGCCGAACGGCACGAGCTGGCCCTGGTGCTGGAGCTGACCCGGTCGGACGCGACGCTCGCCGACCAGCTCACGGTGAACGAGCCGGAGGCCGAGACCGGCGTCGGTCACCGCTTCAGCGGGGAGGACCAGCCCGAGCAGGGTGTCGCCGACGCACTCGATCGCACCCTCCAGGTGCTGCCGGACCTGCGCTCGGTGCACGCGGTGTGGCGCAACACCCCGGCGGGCAGCGTGCCTGGTCCGTTGCCGCAGCGCGTGGTGCTGGTCGAGATCGGGCCGGAGGGCAATCCGCCGGCCGCCGCGTACCGGATCGACGCCGCGCTGCGCCGCGCCGGGATCCAGTCGGTCGTCGAGGTGACCGGGCCGACCACCGACCGCTCCCGCTACCACGAGCAGGCCCTGACCGCGGCGACCGCGGTCTGGCTCTCGGGCGGCGCGGTCCCGCCGTCTGCACCCACGCCGCCGGCCCAGCGGCAGGGCGCGGGCCGGCACGTGGCGCACGCCTCGGCCGCGGCCGGGGACGAGCCCGAGGAGCCCGAACCGCCGGCTCCCGAGGAGACCGCGCAGCCGGCCGACACCGGCGAGGTGAGCGAAGTCACCCCGCTCGACGAGCCGGAGACGACCGAGGCGGTCGCCGCGCCGGGCGGGCCGGGCCACATGTTCAAGCCCCGTGAGCAGGGTCCGGAGCCCGCGCGCGTGGAGAACACGATGGACATGACCTCCGAGGAGGTCGCGCAACTGCGGGCGCAGCTGGCGGCGGAGGACGGCGAGAAGCCGCGCACGGTGGCATCGGCGACGATCGGCCCGGGCGAGGTGATCGAGATCCCGGAGCTCGACCTGAACGACCCGCAACTGTCCGAGCGCGACCGGCAGCTCCTGCGTGAGCTGCACGCCGAGCTCGCGGAGCGGGAGCGCGCCGAGTCCGCCAAGGTCCGTGCCAACGGGGTGAGCAGGTCCGAGGACGACCCGCGTTGGGTGGACGGCTTCTCCGGTTCCTGACGACCACGTAAGTTGCGGTGTGTGGTGCAACTTGATTTCCGGATCCCGGGGACGATGAACTTCTCCGTCGCGGAGCCGGCCGAACCGGCCGTGCCCCGCGACGCGGCGACAGTGCTGCTGCTGCGCGACGGCGACGACGGTCTCGAAGTCTTCCTCCAGCGGCGGGTGGCCGCGATGGCGTTCGCCGCCGGCATGACGGTCTTCCCCGGCGGCGGGGTGGACCAGCGCGACGCCGACGCGACGGTGGCGTGGGCCGGTCCGCCCGCGGCCGAGTGGGCGGGCTGGTTCAACGGAACCGAACAGGTCGCCCGCGCCCTGGTGTGCGCCGCGGTGCGGGAGACGTTCGAGGAGTCCGGTGTGCTGCTCGCCGGAACGGCCGACGAGGTGGTGACCGACACCGCCCGGTATGCCGGCGCGCGGGAGGCGCTCGTCTCGCGTGAGCTGTCGCTGGCGGATTTCCTGGCCCGGGAAGGGCTCACCCTGCGCTCCGACCTGCTGCGTCCGTGGGCGCACTGGATCACGCCGGCGCAGGAGAAGCGCCGCTACGACACCCGCTTCTTCGCCGCGATCCTGCCCGCCGGCCAGGAGGCCGACGGCAAGACCACCGAGGCCGAATCCTCCGGCTGGCGGCGACCCGCCGACGCCCTCGCCGACGCCGAGGCCGGCCGCAGCACGTTGATGCCCCCGACCTGGTACACGCTGACCGAGCTGGCCGCGTTCGACACCGCGGCGGCGGCGCTGGCCGCCGAGCGCACCGTCGAGGCGATCATCCCGAAGCTCATCCGCGAGGGCGACGAGATCCGGGTGGTCGTGGAATGAGCCACCCCGCCTACGGCGTCCTCCGCGAGGTCTCGCCCACCGCGTCGGTCCTGCTGGAGAACAACCCGTCCACGATGACGCTGGACGGCACCAACACCTGGGTTCTGCGGGCGCCCGGCGCTCGCGAGTGCGTGATCGTCGACCCGGGCTACCAGGACCTGGACCACCTGCCGCGGCTCGCCGAGCAGGGTCCGGTCGCGCTGATCCTGCTCACCCACCACCACCCCGACCACACCGAGGGCGCGCCGTGGCTGGCGGAGCGGGTGCAGGCGCCGGTGCGCGCCTTCGACGCCGCGCTGTGCCGGGACGCGGCCCCGTTCGCCGACGGCGAGGTGGTCTCCGCGGCGGGCCTGGACATCGAGGTCCTGCACACGCCCGGCCACACCGCCGACTCGGTCTGCCTGCGGATCGGCGACCAGGTCCTGACCGGCGACACGATCCTCGGCCGCGGCACGACGGTGCTCACCGACCTCGGGTCGTACCTGGAGTCGCTGCGCCGGCTGATCGAGCTGCCGCCCGGCCTGCTCGCGCTGCCCGGTCACGGCCCGGAGATGGCCGACTTGCGGGTCGTCGCGCAGGAGTACCTGGACCACCGCGAGCAGCGGCTCGACCAGGTCCGCGCGGCGCTGGCGAAGCTGGGCCGGCACGCCACCGCGCGTCAGGTGGTGGAGCTCGTCTACGCCGACGTGGACCGGGCACTGTGGACCCCCGCCGAGCACAGCGTCCAGGCCCAGCTGGCGTACCTGCGCTCCACCGGCCACCGGTAGAGCGCGCTACCCGACGAGGACCTGCTCCCGCGGCTCCTTGACGGTGCCGCGCAGCAGGTACACGACGGCGGCGAGGACCAGCGCCGCACCGGTCGCCGTGAGGAACGCGGTGGCCGGTCCGGAGTGCTCGACCA
The sequence above is a segment of the Amycolatopsis viridis genome. Coding sequences within it:
- a CDS encoding RidA family protein encodes the protein MSWGERLAELGIELPDAVAPLAAYVPAVRTGSLVYTAGQLAFVQGELEATGKVGAEVSPEEAKRHARTAVLNALAAVDALVGIDSIVRIVKVVGFVASAEGFTGQPAVINGASELLGEIFGEQGRHARSAVGVSELPLGAPVEIELIAEVR
- a CDS encoding ArsA-related P-loop ATPase, which produces MSTPLAGWTDELARARLHFVTGKGGTGKTTMAAALGIALASHGRRVLLVEVEGRQGFAQLFDTQPLPYAEQRIAAVPGGGELRALHIDVEAALLEYFEMFYNLGFAGRTLRRMGAIEFATTLAPGLRDVLLTGKIKECVGRTGPDGRHVYDAVVVDAPPTGRVVKFLDVTKALTDLAKAGPIRGQAEGVVRLLHSEETVIHLVTLLEEMPVRETVEAVAELDGADLRPGAVLVNRVRPPRLPARSVTPAADGRVDASRVRSGLAAAGLELPEATLDALVAETVEHAIRVAAEQRAREQLAEADLPTLELPEESTGIDLAALYDIAESLTDQGVR
- a CDS encoding ArsA family ATPase, yielding MTERLDIDVLIDDPQTRIVVCCGSGGVGKTTTAAALALRAAERGRQTVVLTIDPARRLAQALGLRELGNHPRQVSVAGFEPKGELWAMMLDMRRTFDDMVRTHAGPERAEALLANPFYQTISTSFSGTQEYMAMEKLGQLAATDEWDLIVVDTPPSRSALDFLDAPNRLSSALDGRMIRLLTGPAKAGGWGIRKVVSTGFTIFAKAVSTIIGGQLLADASAFMQAFDSMFGGFRERARKTSELLRSAGTSFLVVAAPEPDALREASYFVERLGGEHMPLAGLVANRTHPVLADLTATAALSAAEKLEASAPLATAVLQLHADRVALAEREKRLLARFTRAHPGVPLVEVPALPSDVHDLGGLREIGDRLAG
- a CDS encoding DUF4177 domain-containing protein, which translates into the protein MSATKWEYATVPLLIHATKQILDQWGEDGWELVTVLPNPSGEQHVAYLKRVKA
- a CDS encoding WhiB family transcriptional regulator, which gives rise to MESTPQSWRIRALCRDADPDELFVRGADQNRAKLVCMGCPVRTECLAEALDNRISFGIWGGMTERERRALLRRRPDVESWSDLLDSARKDFAEAAS
- a CDS encoding MBL fold metallo-hydrolase; amino-acid sequence: MSHPAYGVLREVSPTASVLLENNPSTMTLDGTNTWVLRAPGARECVIVDPGYQDLDHLPRLAEQGPVALILLTHHHPDHTEGAPWLAERVQAPVRAFDAALCRDAAPFADGEVVSAAGLDIEVLHTPGHTADSVCLRIGDQVLTGDTILGRGTTVLTDLGSYLESLRRLIELPPGLLALPGHGPEMADLRVVAQEYLDHREQRLDQVRAALAKLGRHATARQVVELVYADVDRALWTPAEHSVQAQLAYLRSTGHR
- a CDS encoding NUDIX hydrolase → MNFSVAEPAEPAVPRDAATVLLLRDGDDGLEVFLQRRVAAMAFAAGMTVFPGGGVDQRDADATVAWAGPPAAEWAGWFNGTEQVARALVCAAVRETFEESGVLLAGTADEVVTDTARYAGAREALVSRELSLADFLAREGLTLRSDLLRPWAHWITPAQEKRRYDTRFFAAILPAGQEADGKTTEAESSGWRRPADALADAEAGRSTLMPPTWYTLTELAAFDTAAAALAAERTVEAIIPKLIREGDEIRVVVE